A section of the Flavobacterium sp. CG_23.5 genome encodes:
- a CDS encoding acyltransferase: MKQNIKKSVFKILYFFSCIFSRSLSAKLSLRFNQLYSMWLLREFNAVGEDFLISSPLYLHGGKYITIGEGFSCQKRLHLHAFEEVLGDKFTPEIKIGNHVSIQHDCHIGAINKIIIGNNVLLASKVYITDHFHGEITKEALLLPPSLRKLFSKGPVIIEDNVWLGEGVVVLPGVTIGENSIVGANAVVTRSIPRNCVAAGNPARVVRELA, from the coding sequence ATGAAGCAAAATATAAAAAAATCAGTATTCAAAATACTCTATTTTTTTTCTTGTATTTTTTCTCGGTCCTTATCGGCTAAATTATCGTTACGATTTAATCAATTATATTCCATGTGGCTATTGAGAGAATTTAACGCAGTAGGCGAAGATTTTTTAATTTCGTCACCATTATATTTACATGGAGGAAAATATATTACTATAGGAGAGGGATTTTCTTGTCAAAAACGATTGCATTTACACGCTTTTGAGGAAGTCTTGGGAGATAAATTCACTCCTGAAATCAAAATAGGAAATCATGTTTCCATACAGCATGATTGTCATATTGGTGCAATAAATAAGATTATCATTGGCAATAATGTTTTGTTGGCAAGTAAAGTTTATATCACTGATCATTTTCACGGTGAAATAACAAAAGAAGCTTTATTACTACCCCCATCGCTAAGAAAATTGTTTAGTAAAGGCCCTGTTATTATTGAAGATAACGTTTGGTTAGGGGAGGGTGTAGTTGTGCTACCTGGTGTAACTATTGGCGAAAATTCGATTGTCGGCGCGAATGCGGTAGTTACTAGATCAATTCCAAGAAATTGTGTCGCTGCTGGGAATCCTGCTCGAGTTGTCAGAGAACTTGCGTAA
- a CDS encoding O-antigen translocase has product MKATSIFGGVQVFTILISIIRSKFIALFLGATGLGIVGLLNSTTSLIGGITNFGLSTSAVRDVSVANNNGDDMRVGLVVSVLRRWVWVTGAFGTLLVLLLSPWLSEITFGNSNYIWSFALISVTLLFNQLNIGQLVVLQGMQKLQYLAKASLAGSFLGLLVTVPLYYFFGNDGIVSALIIASVVSFVISWYFANKVHITKVSLTNELAFSEGKSMLKMGFLISLSGLLVTASTYIIQLYISYRGGVDQVGLFTAGFSIINTYVGLVFTAMATDYFPRLSAVAKSNELSKKTINQQAEVSILILGPILIAFLVFIKLIIIILYSNTFVAIEEMVLWLALATFFKATAWSVSFILLAKGDTKLFFWNELLANCYVLLFDLVGYYFWGLAGLGISCCATYLVYSCQVITLSKIKYQFSFDISFLKIFSIQFLLAVSCFAVVKFVDKPYSYLAGSIFILLSVWHSYIELEKRLGLKIALANFLNNRLKKE; this is encoded by the coding sequence ATGAAAGCGACTTCCATATTTGGGGGAGTTCAAGTCTTTACCATCTTAATTTCTATTATACGGTCGAAGTTTATAGCTTTATTTCTTGGCGCAACAGGTTTAGGGATTGTTGGTTTGTTGAATTCAACAACCAGTTTAATTGGAGGAATTACAAATTTTGGTCTAAGTACTAGTGCCGTACGAGATGTTTCAGTTGCCAACAACAACGGCGATGATATGCGTGTTGGATTGGTGGTAAGTGTTTTAAGACGATGGGTTTGGGTTACAGGAGCTTTTGGAACCTTGTTAGTTTTATTGCTTTCGCCTTGGCTGAGCGAGATAACTTTCGGAAATAGTAATTATATTTGGTCTTTTGCATTGATTTCTGTTACCCTATTATTTAATCAACTTAATATAGGACAATTAGTGGTTTTGCAAGGAATGCAGAAGTTGCAATATTTAGCAAAGGCAAGTCTTGCAGGTAGTTTTTTGGGATTACTTGTTACCGTTCCATTATATTATTTTTTTGGTAACGATGGTATCGTATCTGCTTTAATTATAGCATCTGTTGTCTCTTTTGTTATTTCTTGGTATTTTGCAAATAAAGTTCACATTACTAAAGTTAGCTTGACCAACGAATTAGCTTTTTCTGAAGGAAAAAGTATGTTAAAAATGGGTTTTCTAATTAGTCTTAGCGGTTTGTTGGTAACTGCATCAACATATATAATTCAATTATATATTAGTTATAGAGGAGGAGTTGATCAAGTTGGGTTATTTACTGCAGGATTTTCTATAATAAACACCTATGTTGGATTAGTTTTTACAGCTATGGCAACCGATTATTTTCCCAGACTTTCTGCAGTAGCAAAATCTAATGAATTAAGCAAAAAAACGATTAACCAGCAGGCTGAAGTTTCTATTTTGATTTTAGGACCTATCCTAATTGCCTTCTTAGTATTTATAAAATTGATAATTATTATTTTATATTCTAATACGTTTGTCGCTATCGAGGAAATGGTATTATGGTTAGCGTTAGCTACTTTCTTTAAAGCTACAGCGTGGTCTGTTAGTTTTATTTTGCTGGCTAAAGGAGACACTAAATTATTTTTTTGGAATGAGCTTTTAGCAAACTGTTATGTTTTACTATTTGATTTAGTGGGATATTATTTTTGGGGTTTAGCGGGACTAGGAATATCTTGTTGTGCTACTTATTTAGTTTATTCGTGCCAAGTTATTACTTTAAGTAAAATAAAATATCAGTTTTCATTTGACATTTCCTTTTTGAAGATTTTTTCTATTCAATTTTTATTAGCTGTTTCCTGTTTTGCCGTTGTGAAGTTTGTTGATAAACCATACTCTTATCTCGCTGGTTCAATATTTATATTATTATCCGTCTGGCATTCTTATATCGAATTAGAAAAACGATTAGGACTTAAGATTGCCTTGGCTAATTTTTTAAACAATAGATTAAAAAAAGAATGA
- a CDS encoding DegT/DnrJ/EryC1/StrS family aminotransferase has product MIKFLDLQKINAQYAEELKKVAAEVIDSGWYLLGEQVKQFENNLSSFQDGGNAVAVANGLDALRLIFKAYIELGLMKEGDEVIVPANTYIASILAITDNKLVPILVEPDLNTYNLDLNLIESKITLRTKAIMVVHLYGRVCWSKELETLAAKNNLKIIEDNAQAIGARWEGIRTGNLGDAAGFSFYPGKNLGALGDSGAVTTNNLELAKVVRTLANYGSAQKYINKFQGLNSRMDEIQAAFLNVKLRYLDHESIRRQEIATYYLENINNSKIVLPNPGENNEHVWHLFVVRTLNRDVLQEYLQENGIQTLIHYPIPLHKQECYSSLADNYLPITEKIHQEVLSLPISPVMSAEEVQRVVDVINKYLVI; this is encoded by the coding sequence ATGATTAAATTTTTAGATTTACAAAAGATAAATGCTCAATATGCTGAGGAACTAAAAAAAGTTGCTGCGGAAGTTATAGATAGCGGTTGGTATTTACTAGGAGAGCAAGTAAAACAATTTGAAAATAATTTGAGTTCTTTTCAAGACGGCGGAAATGCTGTTGCTGTTGCTAATGGTCTAGATGCTTTGCGTCTTATTTTTAAGGCATATATAGAGTTAGGTTTAATGAAGGAGGGAGACGAGGTTATTGTACCTGCAAATACCTACATTGCTTCAATATTAGCTATTACTGATAATAAATTGGTACCTATATTAGTCGAGCCAGATTTAAATACCTATAATTTAGATTTGAATTTGATTGAAAGTAAAATTACTTTACGTACCAAAGCTATTATGGTAGTTCACCTTTATGGACGCGTTTGCTGGAGTAAAGAATTAGAAACTTTAGCCGCCAAAAATAATTTAAAAATCATTGAGGATAATGCTCAAGCTATAGGTGCAAGATGGGAAGGAATTAGAACGGGTAATTTAGGGGATGCTGCAGGTTTTAGTTTCTATCCCGGAAAAAATTTAGGAGCATTAGGGGATTCAGGTGCTGTAACGACAAACAATCTAGAACTAGCAAAAGTAGTACGTACGTTAGCAAATTATGGTTCAGCTCAAAAATACATAAATAAATTTCAGGGTTTAAATAGTCGCATGGATGAAATTCAAGCTGCATTTTTGAATGTTAAACTACGTTATTTAGATCATGAAAGTATTCGACGCCAAGAAATTGCAACCTACTATCTTGAAAACATAAACAATAGTAAAATTGTTTTACCAAATCCTGGAGAAAATAATGAACATGTTTGGCATCTTTTTGTTGTTCGCACGCTAAATCGAGATGTTCTACAGGAGTATTTGCAAGAGAATGGTATTCAAACTTTAATTCATTATCCAATTCCTTTGCATAAACAAGAATGTTATTCTTCACTGGCCGATAATTATCTACCTATAACCGAGAAGATTCACCAAGAAGTTTTGAGTTTGCCAATAAGTCCTGTAATGAGTGCGGAAGAAGTGCAAAGAGTGGTGGATGTGATAAATAAATATTTAGTTATTTAG
- a CDS encoding SDR family oxidoreductase yields MIIITGASKGIGKYLAEEYSKKDINVFGIYNSTFIESTHPKTVFFKVDTTKDVEIKSWIENNQSDLKEITLINCAGINYNSFAHKADIQKWREVIEVNLIGTFNMISSLLPFMREQSFGRIINFGSVVAELPSPGVSAYAASKSALFGMSKSIAIENASKGVTINNINLGYSELGMISEVPEKFLEDIKKRIPSNKLCKPSDIFNTIEYLRNTEYVNGTEININGGII; encoded by the coding sequence ATGATTATAATAACAGGAGCCTCTAAAGGCATTGGGAAGTATTTAGCCGAAGAATACAGTAAAAAGGATATCAATGTTTTTGGGATATATAATTCTACATTTATAGAAAGTACTCATCCCAAAACAGTGTTTTTTAAGGTAGATACTACGAAGGACGTTGAAATTAAAAGTTGGATTGAAAATAATCAATCTGATTTAAAAGAAATTACTTTAATAAATTGTGCGGGGATTAATTATAATTCATTTGCTCATAAAGCTGATATCCAAAAATGGAGAGAAGTTATTGAAGTTAATTTAATAGGTACTTTTAACATGATTAGTAGTTTGCTCCCTTTCATGAGAGAACAATCATTTGGAAGAATCATAAATTTTGGTTCAGTTGTGGCAGAATTGCCGTCGCCAGGTGTTAGTGCTTATGCGGCTTCTAAATCAGCACTTTTTGGGATGTCTAAATCAATAGCTATAGAGAATGCAAGCAAAGGTGTGACTATAAATAATATTAACTTAGGGTACTCTGAATTAGGGATGATAAGTGAGGTACCGGAGAAATTTTTGGAAGATATCAAAAAAAGAATTCCCTCAAACAAATTATGTAAGCCATCTGATATTTTCAACACTATTGAATATTTACGTAATACGGAATATGTCAATGGTACGGAAATTAACATTAATGGCGGAATTATATGA
- a CDS encoding 3-oxoacyl-ACP synthase III family protein, whose translation MKQLVRTVKIIGSGAYVPENRITNSELEKSIDTNSEWIFEHLGINERRIAEDNQCTSDLASLAGAMAIKNAGLTKDDIELIIVATSTPDRLAPSTASIVQDKLQAYNAVAFDISAVCSGFLFAMSVASQYIASGVYNNVLVIGADTFSKIIDWKRRDAVFFGDGAGAAVLTSASENEGFLAYRLYTDGRGKFEFTIPAGGSEFPANQNTIDNNLHYFQMNGKAVYDTATKVLPLAINQVLADTNLTIDDIDLMIPHQPSIKILQKTAEILGLPFEKVMTNMDKYANTSGGTIPILLHETLQAGKIKKGSNILFAAVGSGWTYGAAIIKWA comes from the coding sequence ATGAAGCAGTTAGTTAGAACAGTTAAGATAATTGGATCAGGAGCTTATGTTCCTGAAAACAGAATTACAAATTCAGAGTTAGAAAAGTCAATTGACACTAATAGTGAGTGGATTTTTGAACATTTAGGGATAAATGAACGGCGAATAGCGGAGGATAACCAATGTACAAGCGATTTAGCTTCATTAGCGGGTGCAATGGCTATTAAAAATGCAGGATTGACTAAAGACGACATTGAACTGATTATTGTAGCTACTTCCACTCCAGACCGTTTGGCACCATCAACAGCTTCTATTGTACAAGATAAACTACAAGCTTATAATGCGGTAGCTTTCGATATATCCGCTGTTTGTAGTGGTTTTTTATTCGCTATGTCAGTAGCATCTCAATATATCGCCAGTGGCGTTTATAATAATGTATTGGTGATTGGTGCAGATACGTTTTCTAAAATTATCGATTGGAAAAGAAGAGATGCCGTTTTTTTTGGGGATGGTGCCGGTGCTGCAGTTTTAACTAGTGCTTCAGAAAACGAAGGTTTTTTAGCCTACCGATTATATACTGATGGAAGAGGTAAATTTGAGTTTACAATTCCCGCAGGTGGTTCTGAATTCCCAGCAAACCAAAATACTATAGATAATAATTTGCATTATTTCCAAATGAATGGGAAAGCAGTTTATGATACCGCCACAAAAGTTTTACCTCTTGCTATAAATCAAGTATTAGCAGATACTAATTTAACTATAGACGACATCGATTTAATGATTCCTCATCAGCCAAGTATTAAAATACTTCAAAAAACTGCTGAAATTTTGGGCTTGCCATTTGAAAAGGTAATGACAAACATGGATAAATATGCGAATACTTCGGGAGGAACTATTCCAATTTTACTGCATGAAACATTACAAGCAGGTAAAATAAAAAAAGGATCAAATATTTTATTTGCTGCCGTTGGTAGCGGTTGGACGTATGGAGCTGCAATTATTAAATGGGCGTAA
- a CDS encoding sugar 3,4-ketoisomerase produces the protein MNNKNSVFECNLLHLNQIGDRNGHITAVTNNFQIPFTVKRIFYLYDIPGGESRGAHAHKECHQFLVAASGSFEVLLDDGFTKRQVLLNRPDVGLHIPPGIWASEINFSSGSICLVLASHEYNESDYIRHFDDYKTYINEAVS, from the coding sequence ATGAATAATAAAAATAGTGTTTTTGAGTGTAATCTTTTGCATTTAAATCAAATTGGTGATCGAAATGGTCATATCACCGCTGTTACTAATAATTTTCAAATTCCATTTACTGTAAAGAGAATTTTTTATTTGTATGATATTCCTGGTGGGGAATCCAGAGGGGCACATGCACATAAAGAGTGTCATCAGTTTTTGGTTGCAGCGAGTGGCAGTTTTGAAGTTTTACTGGATGATGGTTTCACTAAAAGACAAGTATTACTTAACAGACCTGATGTAGGGTTGCATATTCCACCAGGAATTTGGGCCTCTGAAATTAACTTCTCCAGTGGTTCCATTTGTCTAGTGCTGGCATCTCATGAATATAACGAGAGTGATTATATAAGGCATTTTGACGATTATAAAACATATATAAATGAAGCAGTTAGTTAG
- a CDS encoding sugar 3,4-ketoisomerase, protein MSDNIKLIDFPKIQDPRGNLTFLQYPNQIPFKIQRVYWTYDVPGGGIRGGHAYFKQHEIIVALSGSFDVVVTNTDGTTEKFSLNRSYYGLYLPPKTWRHIENFSTNALALHVSSEPFSKEDYIRDFENFKKLSNE, encoded by the coding sequence ATGAGTGATAACATAAAATTAATAGATTTTCCGAAAATACAAGATCCAAGAGGAAATTTAACCTTTTTGCAATATCCTAATCAGATCCCTTTTAAAATTCAAAGGGTTTATTGGACTTATGATGTTCCTGGGGGTGGAATAAGAGGGGGTCATGCTTATTTTAAGCAACATGAAATCATTGTAGCCTTAAGCGGAAGTTTTGATGTTGTGGTTACAAATACTGACGGAACTACTGAAAAGTTTTCATTAAATAGGAGTTATTATGGTTTGTATTTACCACCTAAGACATGGCGGCATATAGAAAATTTTTCTACCAATGCTTTAGCTTTACATGTTTCCAGTGAGCCTTTTTCTAAAGAAGATTACATCAGAGATTTTGAGAATTTTAAAAAGTTGTCGAATGAATAA
- a CDS encoding lipopolysaccharide biosynthesis protein, producing the protein MNEQNDQITLKELIDKGKDWFSYLLSQWKILFLMVFIGSALGVAYSLMKKPIYTATLSFALEDEKSGGGLGGALGLASSLGLDIGGGGGGSVFAGANLTELFKSRSMVEQTLLAPVVVDGDRISLAEMYVRNEGWREKWNGKPKFKNIQFIPNTDRKYFTRVHDSILGVVYADLSKNGLMVAQKDKKVSIISIDVVSTDELFAKYFSEALAKRVSDFYVDTKSKKSRMNMAILERQTDSIRRELNGAITGVAVANDNTFGLNPAMNVRRAPSARRQVDVQANTAILTELVKQTELAKVTLRKETPLIQVVDRPILPLPKERFGKAKGIILGGFLAGMLTVLFLIIRRILKEITV; encoded by the coding sequence ATGAACGAACAAAACGACCAAATTACATTAAAGGAATTAATTGACAAGGGCAAGGATTGGTTCTCTTATTTACTTTCGCAGTGGAAAATACTTTTCCTGATGGTATTTATAGGAAGTGCATTAGGTGTTGCCTATTCCTTAATGAAAAAACCAATATACACTGCGACGCTCTCTTTTGCTTTAGAAGATGAAAAATCAGGAGGCGGATTGGGAGGTGCGTTGGGATTAGCGAGTTCTTTGGGATTAGACATCGGTGGTGGCGGTGGTGGAAGCGTATTTGCAGGAGCGAATTTGACTGAGTTATTCAAATCCCGTTCGATGGTGGAGCAAACCTTATTGGCTCCAGTTGTAGTAGATGGTGATCGTATTTCATTAGCAGAAATGTACGTTAGAAATGAGGGATGGCGAGAAAAATGGAACGGAAAACCAAAATTTAAAAACATTCAATTCATTCCTAATACCGACCGGAAGTATTTTACAAGAGTACATGACAGTATCTTGGGTGTGGTATACGCTGATTTGTCCAAGAATGGCCTAATGGTTGCGCAAAAAGATAAAAAGGTATCCATTATAAGCATTGATGTAGTTTCTACTGATGAATTGTTTGCCAAGTATTTTTCAGAGGCCTTGGCCAAAAGAGTATCTGATTTTTATGTCGATACCAAAAGTAAAAAGTCAAGAATGAATATGGCGATTCTCGAACGGCAAACTGATTCGATTCGTAGGGAACTCAACGGAGCGATTACAGGCGTTGCAGTAGCCAATGACAATACTTTTGGTTTAAATCCTGCTATGAATGTGCGTCGTGCACCGTCGGCCCGCAGACAAGTCGATGTGCAGGCGAATACTGCTATCTTAACTGAGTTAGTGAAACAAACAGAATTAGCTAAAGTTACTTTGCGAAAAGAAACTCCTTTAATACAAGTTGTGGACAGGCCTATTTTACCTTTGCCTAAAGAGAGGTTTGGTAAAGCGAAGGGGATTATTTTAGGAGGTTTTTTGGCTGGAATGCTAACGGTATTGTTTTTGATTATAAGACGAATTTTAAAGGAAATTACTGTATAA
- a CDS encoding SLBB domain-containing protein — MRKIIIVAVFFIALFQSANMVAQDLLKSTDLSTLKVDYLSDSEIAKIKTQLQTNNVTIEQAEPMALGKGMPASEFAKLKERLAMPETKSDIVKKDITQDDEDNDSEIGKKSARKQEKIVNTKVKDSINALVFGSELFDNPTLNFEPNLKLATPVNYILGPGDVLQVSVYGVQEFSASIPVSVEGKVTIQYVGQIPVSGMSIEAATQKIRNAFAKVYSTINSGQSQVSVSLSRIRTIKVTLIGSKQPGNYSISSLATVYNALFLGGGPGKNGSYRNIELLRDNKVYRTIDIYHFLVNGDQSDNVGLKDNDVIRIPAYNQRVTVEGQVKRPGIFEMKRGETFTDLLSFASGFNEFAYTASVNVLQKTNKEFKVRDIKATEFNSYTPLSGDVFTVTKILNRFENRIKIDGAVFRPDTYSFYEGMRFSDLIAKADGLKEDAYSKRARIIRLKSDLTKEIVNVNLEKALEGDLEADIALKKEDIVTVYSILDFVEEYKITIDGEIKKPGVYDYQEGLTLNDFLVQAGGLTGSASKRVEIARMIMSEQIDDANPNKAELFNIEISPDNNEQSKNFELRPFDVVNIRKMAVYEKPEMVTVRGAVNYAGKYVLANKKDRVFDLIGRAGGLTSVANMDGVKIKRPIQAKQIEDIENVNLNLGKKDSIQNKLEKKLKEDLKYATIPVDWKAIIKNPKSSTNVTLFPGDEIEVSAFNEGVKVTGNVLLTSEIPYNRGKGFGYYVNAVGGVDNKGWKKKAYIIYPNGQAAVTRSFLVFRSYPKVTPGSQIIVPEKPEVKKMSTGEFVSIAGVLASLAGVIIAILR; from the coding sequence ATGAGAAAAATAATTATTGTAGCTGTATTTTTTATAGCCCTTTTTCAATCAGCAAATATGGTTGCGCAAGATTTGTTGAAGAGCACTGATTTGAGTACACTAAAAGTGGATTATTTATCCGATAGTGAAATTGCAAAAATAAAAACGCAGTTACAAACCAATAATGTGACTATCGAACAAGCAGAACCAATGGCTTTAGGTAAAGGAATGCCTGCCTCTGAGTTTGCCAAATTAAAGGAGCGTCTTGCCATGCCAGAGACCAAAAGTGACATCGTTAAAAAGGATATAACTCAAGATGATGAGGATAATGATAGCGAAATAGGTAAAAAATCCGCCAGAAAACAAGAAAAGATTGTCAATACTAAAGTTAAGGATTCTATTAATGCGCTGGTATTTGGTTCGGAACTATTTGATAATCCGACATTAAATTTCGAACCTAATTTGAAATTAGCCACTCCTGTAAATTATATCTTGGGACCAGGTGACGTTTTGCAAGTTAGCGTTTATGGAGTGCAAGAATTTAGTGCCAGTATTCCTGTGAGTGTAGAAGGAAAAGTCACCATCCAGTATGTAGGTCAGATTCCGGTTTCGGGAATGAGTATTGAAGCTGCTACGCAAAAAATCAGAAATGCCTTTGCGAAAGTATATAGCACAATTAATTCAGGACAATCTCAAGTTAGCGTTAGTTTGAGTCGTATCAGAACCATTAAAGTGACGTTGATAGGCAGCAAGCAACCGGGGAACTATTCAATTTCTTCTCTGGCAACAGTCTATAATGCTTTGTTCTTAGGTGGGGGACCAGGCAAGAATGGCAGTTATAGAAATATTGAATTATTGAGAGACAATAAAGTGTATCGAACTATTGATATCTATCATTTTTTAGTGAATGGAGATCAGTCTGATAATGTAGGGTTAAAAGATAATGACGTTATTCGGATTCCAGCCTATAATCAAAGAGTTACGGTTGAAGGACAAGTAAAACGTCCCGGGATATTTGAAATGAAAAGAGGGGAAACTTTTACAGATCTATTGTCTTTTGCATCAGGATTTAACGAGTTTGCATATACTGCATCGGTAAATGTTTTGCAAAAAACAAATAAAGAATTTAAAGTTAGAGATATAAAAGCAACAGAGTTTAATTCCTATACCCCTTTATCTGGTGATGTGTTTACTGTGACAAAAATTTTAAACCGATTTGAAAATCGTATTAAAATTGACGGAGCTGTTTTTAGACCGGATACCTACTCCTTTTATGAAGGAATGCGTTTTTCTGATTTGATTGCAAAGGCAGATGGATTAAAAGAAGATGCTTACAGTAAAAGAGCAAGAATCATCAGATTAAAATCGGATTTGACGAAGGAAATTGTTAATGTAAATTTAGAGAAAGCATTAGAAGGGGATCTTGAAGCTGATATTGCTTTGAAAAAAGAAGATATTGTAACCGTTTATTCCATTTTAGATTTTGTTGAAGAATATAAAATAACCATTGATGGTGAAATCAAAAAACCTGGTGTGTATGATTATCAAGAGGGTTTGACGTTAAATGATTTTTTAGTGCAAGCAGGAGGATTAACCGGATCAGCTTCCAAAAGAGTGGAAATCGCCAGAATGATAATGTCCGAGCAAATTGATGATGCCAATCCCAATAAAGCAGAATTATTTAACATCGAGATTTCTCCAGACAACAACGAACAATCGAAAAATTTTGAGTTACGCCCTTTTGACGTGGTGAACATCCGCAAGATGGCAGTCTATGAAAAACCAGAGATGGTAACGGTGAGAGGCGCCGTGAATTATGCAGGAAAGTACGTTTTAGCAAATAAGAAAGATAGAGTATTTGATCTAATAGGAAGAGCTGGAGGATTAACTTCGGTCGCGAATATGGATGGAGTTAAAATTAAAAGACCTATTCAAGCAAAACAAATTGAGGATATAGAAAACGTAAACTTAAATTTGGGAAAGAAAGATAGTATTCAAAATAAATTGGAAAAAAAATTAAAAGAAGATTTAAAATATGCCACTATACCAGTGGATTGGAAAGCTATTATTAAAAATCCAAAGAGTAGTACAAACGTAACTTTATTCCCAGGAGATGAAATTGAAGTGTCTGCATTTAATGAAGGGGTAAAAGTGACCGGTAATGTGTTGCTGACTTCTGAAATTCCGTATAATAGAGGAAAGGGTTTTGGATATTATGTTAATGCGGTAGGTGGAGTTGATAATAAAGGCTGGAAGAAAAAAGCCTATATTATTTATCCTAATGGACAAGCGGCGGTTACCAGGTCATTCTTGGTATTTAGATCCTATCCAAAAGTCACTCCGGGTTCCCAAATTATTGTTCCTGAAAAACCAGAAGTCAAAAAAATGAGTACGGGTGAATTTGTAAGTATAGCAGGAGTATTGGCTAGTTTAGCAGGCGTAATTATAGCGATATTGAGGTAG